A stretch of Podospora bellae-mahoneyi strain CBS 112042 chromosome 5, whole genome shotgun sequence DNA encodes these proteins:
- a CDS encoding hypothetical protein (COG:U; EggNog:ENOG503NXPB) — MARRRRPPRPGSLSELPPLKIASQILALQALYYTFSFTLLLFSALVAGTAFTLDLVLGWQSIRGDTTQGWLCGFLAMLNGGVLMGAAIVVLIGRSKLVTDFALSLHFIHLVVVTFYTGELPKHMAWWVSMACASVLGVVLGTWGCRYRELKPISFGGNGAGNNNGHARGQSQPGELRNSNEHVRGAGEGEEDLEQGFSRGRGRGRGRDGGGGYEMVDMPPGEGSGTR, encoded by the exons AtggcccgccgccgccgcccccctcgCCCAGGCTCCCTCTCCgaactcccccccctcaaaatcgCCTCCCagatcctcgccctccaggCGCTGTACTACACCTTCAgcttcaccctcctcctcttctccgccCTGGTAGCGGGCACAGCATTCACCCTCGACCTGGTGCTAGGATGGCAGAGCATAAGAGGGGACACGACGCAGGGGTGGCTTTGCGGGTTCCTCGCGATGCTGAAcgggggggtgttgat GGGCGCCGCGATAGTAGTTCTGATAGGCCGATCCAAACTCGTCACCGACtttgccctctccctccacttcatccacctcgtcgtcgtcacctTCTACACGGGCGAGCTCCCGAAGCACATGGCCTGGTGGGTGAGCATGGCCTGCGCTAGCGtgctgggggtggtgctcGGGACTTGGGGGTGTAGGTATAGGGAGCTGAAGCCGATTTCGTTTGGGGGGAATGGTGCCGGCAACAATAACGGGCATGCGAGGGGGCAGTCGCAGCCTGGGGAGCTGAGGAACTCGAATGAGCAtgtgaggggggcgggggagggggaggaagatctAGAGCAGGGGTTTAGcaggggacgggggagggggagggggagggatggtgggggggggtaTGAGATGGTTGATATGCcgccgggggaggggtcgggCACGAGGTGA
- the FEN1 gene encoding Elongation of fatty acids protein 2 (COG:L; BUSCO:EOG092634B1; EggNog:ENOG503NUX0): protein MGIKNLFQIIKDEAPDAVKEGEIKNQFGRKVAIDASMSIYSFLIAVRSDGQQLMNEDGQTTSHLMGMFYRTLRMVDNGIKPLYVFDGAPPKLKSGELAKRFQRKQEAHEGLEEAKETGTTEEVEKFSRRTVRVTREHNAECQKLLKLMGIPYIVAPTEAEAQCAVLARAGKVYAAASEDMDTLCFDSPILLRHLTFSEQRKEPIQEIHVAKVLEGLGMERKQACYFVDLCILLGCDYLDPIPKVGPSTALKLIREHKTLEGVVKFMKEDPKSKYVIPDDWPFEDARDLFFNPDVRQADDPLCDFKWEKPDIEGLVQFLVKEKGFSEDRVRGAAARLEKNIKSSQQSRIEGFFKVQPKTEEQKKAHKRKLEEQNEAKKKKLKDEKKEKAKLKAKPRGTA from the exons ATGGGAATCAAAAACTTATTCCAGATCATCAAAGACGAGGCGCCCGATGCGgtcaaggagggggagatcAAGAACCAGTTTGGGAGGAAGGTTGCGATT gacGCCTCCATGTCAATCTACTCGTTCCTCATCGCCGTCCGCTCCGACGGCCAGCAGCTCATGAACGAAGACGGGCAGACGACGTCTCATCTGATGGGCATGTTCTACCGCACCCTTCGAATGGTGGACAATGGGATCAAGCCGCTTTATGTCTTTGACGGCGCGCCGCCCAAGCTCAAGTCTGGCGAGCTCGCCAAGCGGTTCCAGCGCAAGCAGGAGGCGCacgaggggttggaggaggccaaggagacggggacgacggaggaggtggagaagtTTAGTCGGAGGACGGTGAGGGTAACGAGGGAACATAATGCCGAGTGTCAGAAGCTGTTGAAGCTGATGGGGATACCGTATATTGTTGCGCCGACCGAGGCGGAGGCGCAGTGCGCGGTGCTGGCCAGGGCGGGGAAGGTGTATGCGGCGGCGAGTGAGGATATGGACACGCTGTGTTTTGACAGTCCGATTTTGCTGAGGCATTTGACGTTTTCGGAGCAGAGGAAGGAGCCGATTCAGGAGATTCATGTGGcgaaggtgttggaggggttggggatggagaggaagcaGGCATGTTAC TTTGTCGACCTttgcatcctcctcggctgcGACTACCTCGATCCCATCCCCAAGGTTGGACCCTCGACCGCCCTCAAGCTCATTCGCGAGCACAAGACTCTGGAGGGAGTGGTCAAGTTTATGAAGGAGGATCCCAAGAGCAAATATGTCATTCCTGACGACTGGCCCTTTGAGGATGCCAGAGACCTCTTTTTCAACCCTGACGTTCGTCAGGCGGATGACCCGCTTTGCGACTTCAAGTGGGAGAAGCCTGACATCGAGGGGCTGGTTCAGTTTctggtcaaggagaagggttTCTCTGAGGACAGAGTGAGGGGTGCGGCGGCGAGACTGGAGAAGAACATAAAGAGCAGCCAGCAGAGCAGAATCGAGGGCTTCTTCAAGGTGCAGCCCAAGAcggaggagcagaagaaggcgcACAAGcggaagctggaggagcagaacgaggcgaagaagaagaagctgaaggacgagaagaaggagaaggccaagttGAAGGCTAAGCCGAGGGGGACTGCTTGA
- a CDS encoding hypothetical protein (COG:P; COG:Q; EggNog:ENOG503NZ3D) → MSGYGGYDGGLRSSGSMKQSERSRWTPLTRMLLSGEMTQERQKELTPREKFDKWMVNEGYRRIFVFVFMFLHAILFAFSFVNFAVKENLQIARDTFGPTFMIARSAALVLHVDVALILFPVCRTLISMARQTPLNGIIQFDKNITFHITTAWSIVFWSWVHTIAHWNNFAQVAAKNNLGIYGWLLANFVSGPGWTGYVMLIALMGMVITSVEKTRRANYERFWYTHHMFIVFFFFWSIHGAFCMIQPDFAPFCISIGTQAIGVFWQYWMYGGFAYLAERVAREIRGRHKTYISKVIQHPSNVCEIQIKKEHTKTRAGQYIFFCCPAVSLWQYHPFTLTSAPEEDYISIHMRVVGDFTRAVAETLGCEFDKKKGDASKVVGVDQSNDEVDPALRRVLPRVYIDGPFGSASEDVFKYEISVLCGAGIGVTPFASILKSIWYRMNYPQKRTRLSKVYFFWICRDFGSFEWFRSLLLAIEAQDVDNRIEIHTYLTAKIKVDDATNIMINDANADKDTITGLRSPTNFGRPNWDMIFRGIRKLHTPAEAGVFFCGPKGLGSQLHVFCNKYSEPGFNFVWGKENF, encoded by the exons ATGTCGGGTTACGGAGGTTACGATGGGGGTTTAAGGAGCAGCGGGTCAATGAAGCAGTCGGAGAGATCAAGATGGACGCCACTTACACGGATGTTGCTGTCGGGCGAAATGACACAGGAAAGGCAAAAGGAACTGACTCCAAGGGAAAAGTTCGACAAGTGGATGGTGAACGAAGGATATCGCCGAAT TTTCGTCTTCGTTTTCATGTTCCTCCACGCCATCTTATTCGCCTTCAGTTTCGTCAATTTTGCGGTGAAGGAGAACTTACAAATAGCCCGAGACACATTTGGCCCGACGTTTATGATTGCCAGATCCGCTGCGCTGGTCCTCCACGTCGATGTCGCCTTGATTCTGTTCCCCGTTTGCCGAACGCTCATTTCCATGGCCAGACAAACGCCCCTGAACGGCATTATTCAGTTCGACAAGAACATTACTTTCCATATCACCACCGCTTGGTCGATCGTGTTTTGGTCCTGGGTTCATACGATTGCCCATTGGAACAACTTTGCTCAGGTCGCCGCTAAGAACAACTTGGGCATCTACGGATGGCTTCTCGCCAACTTCGTGTCGGGCCCGGGCTGGACTGGATACGTGATGTTGATCGCGCTCATGGGAATGGTCATCACCTCGGTTGAGAAGACGAGACGCGCCAACTATGAACGATTCTGGTACACTCACCACATGTTtatcgtcttcttctttttctggtcGATCCACGGTGCTTTCTGCATGATTCAGCCCGACTTTGCACCCTTTTGCATTTCGATCGGCACCCAGGCTATCGGCGTCTTTTGGCAGTACTGGATGTATGGTGGTTTCGCCTACCTGGCCGAGCGTGTTGCCCGTGAGATTCGCGGCAGACACAAGACATATATCTCCAAGGTCATTCAGCACCCGAGCAACGTCTGCGAAATtcagatcaagaaggagcacACCAAGACCAGGGCTGGACAGTACATTTTTTTCTGCTGCCCGGCTGTTTCTCTCTGGCAGTATCACCCATTCACTCTGACCAGCGCTCCCGAGGAGGACTACATCTCGATCCACATGCGCGTTGTGGGTGACTTCACCAGGGCTGTTGCTGAGACTTTGGGCTGCGAGttcgacaagaagaagggggatgcttccaaggttgttggtgtggaTCAGTCCAACGATGAGGTTGATCCCGCTCTCCGCCGTGTGCTTCCCCGTGTTTACATCGATGGACCCTTTGGCTCAGCTTCCGAGGATGTGTTCAAGTACGAGATTTCGGTTCTGTGCGGTGCCGGTATCGGTGTTACGCCTTTCGCCTCGATTCTCAAGTCGATCTGGTACCGCATGAACTACCCTCAGAAGCGGACACGGCTCAGCAAGGTCTACTTCTTTTGGATTTGCAGAGATTTCGGTTCTTTTGAGTGGTTCCGCTCGCTTCTTCTCGCTATTGAGGCGCAGGATGTGGACAACAGAATCGAGATTCACACGTACCTGACagccaagatcaaggtcgACGACGCGACGAACATCATGATCAACGACGCCAACGCCGACAAGGACACGATTACTGGTCTCCGGTCACCGACCAACTTTGGTCGCCCCAACTGGGATATGATCTTCAGAGGTATCCGGAAGCTTCACACGCCTGCCGAGGCTGGTGTGTTCTTCTGCGGTCCCAAGGGTTTGGGCAGCCAACTGCACGTCTTTTGCAACAAGTACAGCGAGCCTGG GTTCAACTTTGTTTGGGGCAAGGAAAACTTCTAA
- the MSS4 gene encoding Phosphatidylinositol-4-phosphate 5-kinase (COG:T; EggNog:ENOG503NW6Q), with translation MPSFLPDGSAAIDSQSSGLVHLDQAAQYGLSNPGKVNVHVARQPHSHTSNESFDESSYNSSNSSQTSEASADPRTRLIQDVNGEYPKKAPPSMNTLPNGSPAGALTNGVGNTTIDSTSRKPLPNGNSTVLVDRTLKANGRGNDSTTSSPQEAFPRISVSSGLDGNGTAQADPYARPMSNGGIRTVQDNNESSVATLPVNASTATSDSLSPEPKTQKAPHRYSSPPFPGPTASGPLAPPPPPAPGIKHRHTLEVPKVTQGRGSRDGAEGYASGRFSPTIGGGVRRASLSLARRNTRSLHSEAHHEVMPDEDAMRWAEAYRQKRATKRRRREIEDDDRVLVGTKVDETHANWVTAYNMLTGIRVAVSRTNAKLDRQLTDADFDVKQKSTFDIAGNELVPSAKYDFKFKDYAPWVFRHLRALFRLDPADYLMSLTGKYILSELGSPGKSGSFFYFSRDYKYIIKTIHHAEHKFLRKILKDYYQHVTNNPNTLLSQFYGLHRVKMPYGKKIHFVVMNNLFPPHRDIHQTFDLKGSTIGRDYREEELANNPRATLKDLNWLRRKRHLELGIQKKKMFLEQLQKDVRLLQKLHIMDYSLLIGIHDLQRGNEENLRDKTLRVFNPGGNGVPEDENPHSVLMRTPSKLENQRKARELRQMIQTEKPVPMGETSSRMPDELEDGQKSGFVFNQDDGGFRATHEDNAPGDEIYYLGVIDCLTHYGMIKKIEHFWKGLSSDRTQISALPPHEYGERFINFINGVTMSQEEALREAQERDAAQAAAAASEERQRVGSWNSLRGRSSNAAPPVPSYLPPAPPGASSSGMRSPEVELTMQKAEEQARRSEHRSPSEENIPDRTLRTTASPSNNPGSSSGKHQSPPLGDRRDTAVLPVVEEAAESQSTKSRRSQKSQTSRLSQEDDHRPPTPAKDGDDFRTGTFTSHLMGGRSRGSDSGRPPPTPPKTGHGYGGVSHHTMMKPDSVDSGYGQGGGLRSVSGSQKSRLDQGHVKNQISRDSLDKALPPLPRVNGSS, from the exons ATGCCCTCCTTCCTGCCGGACGGAAGTGCGGCAATCGACTCCCAATCCTCAGGCCTCGTGCACCTCGATCAAGCCGCCCAGTACGGCCTGTCGAACCCCGGCAAAGTCAATGTACACGTTGCGCGCCAGCCACACTCGCACACATCCAACGAGAGCTTCGACGAGAGCTCCTACAACTCGTCTAATTCTTCACAAACCTCCGAGGCCTCTGCCGACCCGCGAACGCGACTCATCCAGGACGTGAATGGGGAATATCCGAAAAAGGCTCCCCCAAGTATGAACACGCTGCCAAATGGCAGTCCTGCTGGAGCATTGACGAACGGAGTGGGCAACACCACGATCGACTCGACGAGCCGCAAACCACTACCGAATGGCAATTCGACAGTGTTGGTGGACAGGACGCTAAAGGCTAATGGAAGGGGGAATGATTCAACAACATCGAGCCCGCAAGAGGCCTTTCCGCGGATATCTGTCAGTTCAGGACTCGACGGTAACGGTACCGCGCAGGCCGACCCATATGCGCGGCCTATGAGTAATGGGGGCATTCGCACAGTTCAGGATAACAACGAGTCGTCGGTAGCAACCTTGCCTGTCAACGCTTCGACCGCGACGTCCGATTCTTTAAGCCCGGAACCGAAAACCCAAAAGGCGCCACACAGAtattcctcccctccatttCCTGGCCCGACTGCCTCAGGCCCGctagcaccaccaccaccacctgcccctgGGATCAAGCACCGTCACACACTCGAGGTTCCCAAGGTAACACAAGGGCGCGGATCGCGGGATGGGGCCGAGGGTTATGCTAGCGGCAGATTCTCGCCCACAATTGGCGGCGGAGTTAGGAGAGCATCGTTGAGTTTGGCTAGGAGGAACACGAGATCTCTGCACTCGGAGGCCCACCATGAGGTGATGCCGGATGAAGATGCCATGCGGTGGGCCGAAGCGTACAGGCAAAAGCGCGCTaccaagagaagaaggagggaaattgaggatgatgacagGGTCCTGGTCGGGACAAAGGTGGATGAGACGCACGCGAACTGGGTGACGGCATACAATATGTTGACTGGCATCCGTGTGGCCGTGTCGAGAACCAACGCGAAACTTGACCGGCAGCTGACGGACGCCGACTTCGACGTCAAGCAGAAGTCTACTTTCGATAT TGCCGGAAACGAACTGGTGCCGTCGGCCAAGTACGACTTCAAGTTCAAGGACTATGCTCCGTGGGTCTTCCGCCACCTGCGAGCACTGTTCCGCCTCGATCCCGCCGACTATCTCATGTCCTTGACGGGTAAGTACATCTTGTCAGAGCTTGGGTCGCCGGGCAAGAGTGGAAGTTTTTTCTACTTTTCGCGGGACTACAAGTACATCATCAAGACGATCCACCACGCCGAGCACAAGTTTCTCAGGAAGATCTTGAAGGATTACTACCAGCATGTCACCAACAATCCCAACACTCTGCTTTCGCAGTTTTACGGTCTTCACCGGGTCAAGATGCCCTACGGCAAGAAGATCCACTTTGTCGTCATGAACAACCTGTTCCCGCCACACCGGGACATCCACCAGACTTTCGACTTGAAGGGCTCGACGATTGGGCGAGACTacagggaggaggagctggcgaaCAACCCGAGGGCAACGCTGAAGGATCTGAACTGGCTGCGGCGGAAGAGACATCTTGAGCTGGGGATTCAGAAAAAGAAGATGTTCTTGGAGCAACTGCAGAAGGATGTGCGGTTGTTGCAGAAGCTGCACATCATGGATTACTCGCTGCTGATAGGCATCCACGATCTTCAGAGAGGGAACGAGGAAAACTTACGGGATAAGACGTTGCGGGTGTTCAACCCGGGGGGCAATGGCGTTCCGGAGGATGAGAACCCTCACTCGGTTCTGATGAGGACGCCGTCAAAGCTGGAGAACCAGCGGAAGGCGAGAGAGCTGAGGCAGATGATCCAGACGGAGAAGCCAGTGCCCATGGGTGAAACTAGTAGCCGGATGCCGGATGAGCTTGAGGACGGGCAGAAGTCCGGCTTTGTGTTTAAccaggatgatggaggatTCAGGGCGACGCATGAGGATAATGCACCGGGGGATGAGATTTACTACCTGGGGGTGATTGATTGTCTCACTCAC TACGGCATGATCAAAAAGATCGAGCACTTTTGGAAAGGCCTGTCGAGCGATCGCACGCAGATCTCGGCCCTCCCGCCACATGAGTACGGCGAGAGATTCATCAACTTTATCAACGGCGTAACAATGTCACAGGAGGAGGCTTtgcgagaagctcaagaaaGAGACGCGGCCCAAGCAGCTGCTGCCGCCTCGGAGGAACGACAACGGGTAGGCAGCTGGAATAGTCTCCGGGGCCGCTCGTCGAATGCAGCTCCTCCAGTACCAAGCTACCTCCCTCCAGCGCCACCGGGAGCCTCGTCGTCGGGCATGAGATCTCCCGAGGTTGAGCTCACGATGCAAAAGGCTGAGGAGCAAGCAAGGAGAAGCGAGCATCGCAGCCCGAGCGAGGAGAACATACCTGATCGAACTCTCCGAACTACCGCCTCTCCGTCCAATAACCCTGGTTCCAGCAGCGGGAAACATCAGTCCCCGCCGCTTGGTGACCGTCGAGACACAGCAGTTCTGCCGGTGGTAGAGGAAGCGGCTGAAAGCCAGTCAACCAAGTCCCGCCGCAGTCAGAAATCACAGACGAGTCGTCTCAGTCAAGAAGACGACCACCGACCGCCCACCCCCGCAAAGGACGGTGATGATTTCCGCACAGGGACCTTTACCAGCCATTTGATGGGTGGTAGGAGTAGGGGCAGCGATTCAGGGAGACCGCCACCGACGCCGCCCAAAACGGGCCATGGCTATGGCGGCGTCTCGCATCACACCATGATGAAGCCAGACAGCGTGGATAGCGGGTATGGTCAAGGTGGCGGGTTGAGGAGCGTGTCGGGGAGCCAAAAGAGCCGGTTGGATCAGGGGCATGTGAAGAACCAGATCAGTAGGGATAGTTTGGATAAGGCGCTGCCCCCGCTGCCGAGGGTCAATGGGAGTTCTTAG
- the DAL1 gene encoding Allantoinase (MEROPS:MER0005767; EggNog:ENOG503NWXN; COG:F): protein MATTLQQNEQPLVVLASTNTIITLPDDTLLLTPATVTVSPVTGKILSVVREVLPRSSFPPNTTYNDLSPKFLLPGLVDAHVHLNEPGRTEWEGFNTGTKAAASGGVTTVIDMPLNAIPPTTTLAGFQEKLRASQGQCWVDVGFYGGVIPGNAGELLPLVEAGVRGFKGFLIDSGVDEFPAVSSKDIALAMTTLKDSPTTLMFHAEMLPPITESVGDYVQISDPPLAPKGDLFSYSTFLESRPPAFETYAIEEIVSLAELAPKLHLHIVHLSAVEAIPILRNARKEGVNITAETCFHYLGLAADDIEDGDTRHKCCPPIRSQTNQDRLWEEIVEAQGEGCIKTIVSDHSPCTPELKLLPPHLQTVNDDSLRPNMHHSDSGVDMTLPSDQTHDKSCSHASSRPELKPTDSGVVMTLASETPSPIEEQPTNPLSTTAATTCCADTTHHPNPAPQQRLLPITNTNQGDFFAAWGGISSVGLGLPILHTIATDRAAHGLPAPDLVDMVRMCSQATAQQVGLYHRKGAIKVGHDADFCVFDGEERWVLRSGEMRWKNKVSPWEGREFVGRVRESWVRGEKVFQLGAVGGGFVGGKPRGEAIVERRTA, encoded by the exons ATGGCTACCACGCTCCAACAGAACGAGCAGCCCCTTGTGGTGCTGGCCTCGacaaacaccatcatcacactCCCAGATGacaccctccttctcacACCAGCCACCGTCACTGTATCACCGGTGACCGGCAAGATTCTCTCCGTAGTCCGTGAAGTTTTGCCCAGGAGCTCtttcccccccaacaccacatACAATGACCTCAGCCCCAAGTTCCTACTCCCGGGTCTGGTAGACGCCCATGTCCACCTCAACGAGCCGGGCCGTACCGAGTGGGAGGGCTTCAACACGGGCACTAAGGCAGCCGCCTCTGGCGGTGTCACGACCGTTATCGACATGCCGCTCAACGCCATcccgcccaccaccaccctagCAGGGTTCCAAGAGAAGCTTCGTGCTAGCCAGGGCCAATGCTGGGTCGACGTCGGCTTCTACGGAGGTGTCATCCCCGGCAACGCAGGCGAGCTGCTCCCGCTGGTCGAGGCTGGTGTGCGTGGCTTCAAGGGTTTCCTTATCGACTCTGGT GTGGATGAGTTCCCAGCCGTGTCCTCCAAAGACATCGCCTTGGCCATGACCACACTCAAAgactcccccaccaccttgatGTTCCATGCCGAGATgctcccccccatcaccgaGTCTGTGGGCGATTACGTCCAAATCTCTGACCCACCTCTCGCCCCCAAAGGCGATCTCTTCAGCTACAGCACCTTCTTGGAGTCTCGCCCCCCAGCCTTTGAGACGTATGCCATCGAGGAGATCGTCTCCCTGGCCGAGCTGGCACCCAAGCTGCACCTCCACATCGTCCACCTCTCCGCCGTAGAGGCgatccccatcctccgcaaTGCTCGCAAGGAAGGCGTCAACATCACGGCCGAGACATGCTTCCACTACCTCGGCCTCGCGGCAGATGACATCGAAGACGGCGACACCCGTCACAAGTGCTGCCCTCCCATCCGGTCGCAGACCAACCAAGACCGGCtgtgggaggagattgttGAGGCgcaaggggaggggtgcATCAAGACTATTGTTTCTGACCACAGCCCTTGCACGCCAGAGCTGAAGCTGCTGCCTCCGCATCTTCAGACGGTGAATGATGATTCGCTGAGGCCGAATATGCATCACTCCGACTCCGGTGTTGATATGACTTTGCCCTCTGATCAAACCCACGACAAGTCTTGCTCCCACGCCTCCTCCCGGCCAGAGCTGAAGCCGACGGATTCAGGCGTGGTGATGACTCTTGCGTCggaaaccccctcccccatcgaGGAGCagcccaccaaccccctttccaccaccgctgcTACCACATGCTGCGCCGacacaacccaccaccccaaccccgccccccaacaacgtctcctccccatcacaaacaccaaccaaGGCGACTTCTTCGCCGCCTGGGGCGGGATTTCCTCTGTCGGCCTTGGTCTTCCCATCCTGCACACCATCGCCACTGACAGAGCCGCTCACGGGTTGCCGGCGCCGGATCTGGTGGACATGGTAAGGATGTGCTCGCAGGCCACGGCGCAGCAGGTGGGGCTGTATCACCGCAAGGGCGCGATCAAGGTCGGGCACGACGCGGATTTTTGCGTGTTTGATGgcgaggagaggtgggtgttgaggagcGGGGAGATGAGGTGGAAGAATAAGGTGTCGccgtgggaggggagggagtttgTTGGAcgggtgagggagagttgGGTtaggggggagaaggtttTCCAGCTTGGCGccgtgggaggggggtttgtcGGGGGGAAgccgaggggggaggcgatTGTTGAGAGGAGGACTGCTTAA
- a CDS encoding hypothetical protein (EggNog:ENOG503NVFK; COG:I) yields MSKTFTQADVASHKTTDSLWITIDGDVYDLTKFQDDHPGGKKILQRVAGKDASKQFWKYHNEGILKKYQKLQIGSLDTKPKKEAPPAPAPKKEAPKPKPAAASSAPAGEAEALEPFGEQIPFGDPAWYQGHHSPYFNETHAALRAEVREWVETEVEPYVTEWDEKKEVPAHIYKQMGERGYLAGLLGTHYQKDYVKNPIKSVPAEKWDLFHEMLLTDELSRVGSGGFVWNVIGGFGIGCPPLVKFGKKSVVDRVLPGILNGDKRICLAITEPDAGSDVANLTCEAKLSEDGKHYIVNGEKKWITNGIWCDYFTVAVRTGGPGMNGVSLLLVERDFGGVSTRRMDCQGVWSSGTTYITFEDVKVPVENLIGKENQGFRVIMTNFNHERIGIIIQCLRFSRVCYEESVKYANKRRTFGKKLIEHPVIRLKLAHMARQIEASYSWLENVIYQCEKMGDTEAMLRLGGPIAGLKAQATVTFEFCAREASQIFGGLSYSRGGQGGKVERLYRDVRAYAIPGGSEEIMLDLSIRQSMRVAKMLGMKL; encoded by the exons aTGTCCAAGACCTTCACCCAAGCCGACGTTGCGTCGCACAAGACGACTGATTCCTTGTGGATCACCATCGACGGCGATGTTTATGACCTGACCAAGTTCCAGGATGACCATCCAG GCGGCAAGAAGATCCTCCAGAGAGTCGCCGGCAAGGACGCCTCGAAGCAGTTCTGGAAGTATCACAATGAGGGTATTCTCAAGAAGTATCAGAAGCTCCAGATTGGCTCGTTAGataccaagcccaagaaggaggCACCCCCTGCTCCCGCGCCCAAGAAGGAGGCCCCTAAGCCtaagcctgctgctgcttcttctgcccctGCTGGGGAGGCTGAGGCTCTTGAGCCGTTTGGAGAGCAGATTCCTTTTGGTGATCCTGCGTGGTACCAGGGC CACCACTCCCCCTACTTCAACGAGACCCACGCCGCCCTCCGCGCCGAAGTCCGCGAGTGGGTAGAGACCGAAGTCGAGCCCTACGTCACCGAAtgggacgagaagaaggaggtccCCGCCCACATCTACAAGCAGATGGGCGAGCGCGGCTACCTCGCCGGTCTCCTCGGCACCCACTACCAAAAGGACTACGTCAAGAACCCCATCAAGTCGGTCCCCGCCGAGAAGTGGGATCTCTTCCACGAGATGCTCCTCACCGATGAGCTCTCCCGCGTTGGGTCCGGTGGCTTCGTCTGGAACGTCATTGGTGGCTTCGGCATCGGCTGCCCCCCCTTGGTCAAGTTCGGCAAGAAGTCTGTCGTCGACCGTGTCCTCCCTGGCATCCTCAACGGCGACAAGCGCATCTGCTTGGCCATCACCGAGCCCGACGCCGGTTCTGACgtcgccaacctcacctgCGAGGCTAAGCTCTCCGAGGATGGCAAGCATTATATCGTCAACGGCGAGAAGAAGTGGATCACCAACGGTATCTGGTGCGACTACTTCACCGTCGCCGTCCGCACCGGCGGCCCCGGCATGAACGGTGTTTCCCTCCTGCTCGTCGAGCGTGACTTCGGCGGTGTCTCCACCCGCAGGATGGACTGCCAGGGCGTCTGGTCTTCGGGCACGACCTACATCACGTTCGAGGACGTCAAGGTCCCCGTCGAGAACCTCATCGGCAAGGAGAACCAGGGTTTCCGCGTCATCATGACCAACTTCAACCACGAGCGcatcggcatcatcatccagtGCCTCCGTTTCTCCCGCGTCTGCTACGAGGAGTCGGTCAAGTACGCCAACAAGAGGAGGACATTTGGAAAGAAGCTGATTGAGCACCCCGTCATCCGGCTCAAGCTGGCGCACATGGCGAGGCAGATCGAGGCGTCGTACAGCTGGTTGGAGAATGTGATTTACCAGTGTGAGAAGATGGGCGATACCGAGGCTATGCTTCGTCTCGGCGGCCCCATTGCCGGTCTCAAGGCTCAGGCTACCGTCACGTTTGAGTTCTGCGCCCGCGAGGCGTCGCAGATTTTCGGCGGCTTGTCCTACTCTCGCGGTGGGCAGGGTGGAAAGGTCGAGAGACTGTACCGTGATGTGAGGGCTTATGCTATCCCTGGCGGTTCCGAGGAGATTATGCTTGACCTCAGCATCAGGCAAAGTATGAGGGTTGCCAAGATGTTGGGTATGAAGCTTtag